A window of the Vigna angularis cultivar LongXiaoDou No.4 chromosome 3, ASM1680809v1, whole genome shotgun sequence genome harbors these coding sequences:
- the LOC128195864 gene encoding uncharacterized protein LOC128195864 produces the protein MDKSWIAKPRNTIEYSIGLEKFLNFAFENGAIGDTIRCPCPKCGFMKWHNRVEVEEHLILKQFPKNYVIWNLHGEKQTKDISRNEDDIQETFHSENPMETMINEAFGHYRQEGTNIGSQPMGVNNVLNERPRENHNEFNEFLNDGNQILCDGSKYTKLEFVIKLYHIKVLCRLSDKAMTMILDLLRDAFSEAKLPLSFYEAKKIINKLGLNYTKIDACPNDCMLYLRDDEKDLETCKHCGTSRWNPKKKKKQPAKVLRYFPLKPRLQRLFMCSKTAKHMRWHSLDNKDGFIRHPRDGEAWKTFDLMHPEFSSDPQNVRLGLASDGFNPFGTMSSTYSIWPVFLIPYNLPPWICMKHTSLILSMIIPGKQMLGNNIDVHLQPLVDELRELWSDGVETFDSSLNETFRMRAALMWTISDFPGLGILSGWNTHTGLACPTCNFDAEPCRLPHSRKWCFMGHRRFLSRNHRFGLNRVRFDGSIEEQNPPLKLSGSNIFRQVENINVTFGRGIHLDGRGKRYREEVKQWKKRSIFFELPYWESNLLRHNLDFMHIEKNVFDNIMYTLLNEKPKSKDNLNARKYLKEMGIRQDLWPHDNGRYHLAFFSLTRDTKKLFLKTLKNVLVLDGYSSNISRCVDEVQHKILGLKGHDCHIIMEQLLPLAIRNLLPNHVTATLVEFCSFFKVLCSKSLNLQELEMLQDRIVVTLCHLEMLFPPSFFTVMVHLTVHLVEEAKLGGPVHYRYMYPIERELGHLKTFVRNKAQPEGSIAEGYLAEESLTFCSRYIEDIETRFNRPGRVCDNPDDNEPIESSIFPQAGRAIMNPETVNTLSMDLKFLTRGPLDNARRFTAYNINGFKFRTLTRDEGLRTQNSGVFLTSNTSCVSSSVDRNLRQADLPYYGKLEDIIELNYYGRFKVVLFKCKWVDTTRERGYRKDQWNFNCVNFDKLIHIGDREEHEPYIEASQAQMVYYVDDVVNKGWSVVVHLKPRDLYEMGEEVEEEVYENEPYEDQQLEKFYSNDNEYVQLATNHLDDDIHE, from the exons atggataaatcttGGATTGCTAAACCTCGAAATACAATTGAATACTCTATTGGTTTagaaaaattcttaaattttgcTTTTGAGAATGGGGCTATTGGAGATACAATTCGATGCCCATGTCCCAAATGTGGATTTATGAAATGGCATAATAGAGTCGAAGTTGAAGAGCACTTGATCTTAAAACAATTTCctaaaaattatgttatatgGAATCTTCACGGTgagaaacaaacaaaagataTTTCAAGAAATGAAGATGATATACAAGAGACATTTCATTCTGAAAATCCAATGGAAACAATGATAAATGAAGCATTTGGGCATTATAGGCAAGAAGGTACTAATATAGGTTCCCAACCTATGGGTGTAAACAATGTTCTGAATGAAAGGCCAAGGGAGAATCATaatgaatttaatgaatttCTCAATGATGGAAATCAGATCTTATGCGATGGGAGCAAGTAcacaaaattagaatttgtaatcaaattatatcatatcAAGGTTTTGTGTAGATTAAGTGACAAGGCAATGACTATGATCTTAGATTTGTTAAGAGATGCATTTAGTGAAGCAAAGTTGcctctttctttttatgaggCTAAGAAAATCATCAACAAATTGGGTCTTAACTATACCAAAATAgatgcatgtccgaatgattgtATGTTATATTTAAGAGATGATGAAAAAGATTTGGAAACATGCAAACATTGTGGTACATCTAGATGGaacccaaagaagaagaaaaaacaaccTGCTAAAGTTTTACGTTACTTTCCATTGAAACCAAGATTGCAAAGATTGTTTATGTGTTCTAAGACTGCAAAGCATATGAGATGGCATTCTTTAGATAACAAGGATGGGTTTATAAGGCATCCAAGGGATGGTGAGGCATGGAAGACATTTGATTTAATGCATCCAGAATTTTCTTCTGATCCTCAAAATGTTCGCTTAGGCCTTGCTAGTGATGGTTTTAATCCTTTTGGCACTATGAGTTCTACCTATAGTATTTGGCCAGTGTTTTTAATTCCATACAACCTTCCACCCTGGATATGTATGAAGCACACTTCATTGATCCTATCCATGATCATTCCAGGCAAGCAAATGCTTGGAAATAATATCGATGTCCACTTACAACCCCTTGTGGATGAGTTACGTGAGCTATGGAGTGATGGAGTGGAAACCTTTGATTCTTCACTGAATGAAACTTTTAGAATGCGAGCCGCTCTTATGTGGACAATTAGTGACTTTCCTGGCTTAGGTATTTTATCTGGTTGGAACACACACACAGGTTTAGCTTGTCCTACTTGTAACTTTGATGCAGAACCTTGTCGTCTTCCTCATAGTAGGAAGTGGTGTTTTATGGGGCATCGTCGCTTTTTAAGTAGAAACCATAGATTTGGATTGAATCGTGTTCGTTTTGATGGAAGCATTGAAGAACAGAATCCACCACTAAAATTATCAGGCTCTAACATTTTTAGGCAAGTGGAAAATATTAATGTCACATTTGGGAGAGGAATTCATTTGGATGGTAGAGGAAAAAGATATAGAGAAGAAGTTAAACAATGGAAAAAAAGAAGCATTTTCTTTGAACTTCCATATTGGGAGTCTAATTTGTTACGCCACAATTTAGATTTTATgcatattgaaaaaaatgtatttgacAATATTATGTATACTTTGTTGAATGAAAAGCCTAAATCCAAAGACAATCTTAATGCTAGGAAATATTTAAAGGAAATGGGCATAAGACAAGATCTTTGGCCACATGATAATGGAAGATATCACCTTGCTTTCTTTTCACTAACTCGTGATACCAAAAAGTTGTTTcttaaaactttgaaaaatgtaTTAGTACTGGATGGTTACTCAAGTAACATTTCTAGATGTGTTGATGAGGTGCAACATAAAATATTAGGACTAAAAGGTCACGATTGCCATATTATTATGGAGCAATTACTACCATTGGCAATTCGTAACTTGTTACCAAACCATGTCACTGCAACCTTGGTGGAGTTTTGCTCATTCTTTAAAGTCCTTTGTAGTAAAAGCTTAAATCTACAAGAACTTGAAATGCTTCAAGATCGCATTGTGGTTACACTTTGCCACTTAGAGATGTTATTCCCACCATCATTCTTCACAGTTATGGTTCATTTAACTGTCCATCTAGTAGAAGAAGCAAAGCTTGGAGGTCCTGTTCATTATCGATATATGTATCCTATAGAGAG GGAATTAGGTCATTTAAAGACGTTTGTACGAAACAAGGCACAACCAGAAGGTTCTATAGCCGAGGGATACTTAGCTGAAGAGTCTCTTACCTTTTGTTCTAGATACATTGAAGATATAGAGACAAGGTTCAATAGACCTGGACGTGTTTGTGATAACCCAGATGATAATGAGCCTATTGAGTCATCTATATTCCCACAAGCTGGGAGGGCA ATTATGAATCCAGAAACAGTAAATACACTGTCTATGGACTTGAAGTTTCTAACACGAGGTCCATTGGATAATGCTAGAAGATTTACTGCATACAACATCAATGGGTTTAAATTTCGAACATTGACTCGAGATGAGGGATTGAGAACTCAAAATAGTGGTGTTTTTTTAACATCTAATACATCTTGTGTTTCAAGTAGTGTTGATAGGAACTTAAGGCAAGCAGACTTACCCTATTATGGAAAGTTAGAGGATATCATTGAGCTTAATTATTATGGCCGATTCAAAGTTGTTCTTTTCAAGTGTAAGTGGGTAGATACAACACGAGAGAGAGGATATAGAAAGGATCAatggaattttaattgtgttaacTTTGATAAACTTATTCATATTGGAGACCGTGAAGAACATGAACCTTATATTGAGGCATCTCAAGCACAAATGGTATATTATGTTGATGATGTTGTTAATAAAGGGTGGAGTGTTGTAGTGCATTTAAAGCCAAGAGATTTGTATGAAATGGGAGAAGAGGTCGAAGAAGAGGTATATGAAAATGAGCCATATGAAGATCAACAACTTGAGAAATTTTATAGTAATGACAATGAATATGTTCAATTGGCTACAAACCATTTAGATGATGATATCCATGAGTGA